CCGCGGCGCGCGTGCCGTTGCCCGCAAGCTGCGCCATCACGTCCTGGCTGGCGCTGGCCGGCACCGCCACGATCGCCAGGTCGACGGGTTCGCCGATCTCCGCCAGCGAGCCATAGGCGCGCAGGCCCTGCACTTCGGCAGCGGACGGGTTGACCGGATAAAGGCGTCCCGCGTAGCCCAGTTCGCGCAGCAGCCGGATCGGCATCCCGCCCACCTTGTCTGGCTGGGTGGAAGCACCGACCACCGCGATCGAACGCGGGTACAGCAGGGAATTCAGGTCAACCATGTGGCAGTCTCCGGATCTTGTTTTCTGGATAGTTTCGGCCGGGCCTGGCCGGCTATTGCCGCAGGCCGGTGGCGGCCTCGATGGAACGGACCATCTCCATCAGCAGCGGCGCCACCTTCTTTTCCATCATTCCGCGCTTCACCTGCGAGCCGGGCACGGCGCAGTTGAACAGCAGCGGGCGGTTCAGGTACCGGATGCGCGAATAGACGCCCACGCCGTACACGCCGATGCCGGCATCGCCCTCGTTGAGCGCGAAGCCGCGCTTGGGGTAGTGCGCCACGTTGTGGCACAGCGTGTCGTAGAACGCCGCGTATTCCTCGGGCCGCTCCTCGCGGGCGGCCACCATCAGGCCTTCGAACTCCGCCTTCGACAAGGTGCACAGGTAAGCCCGGCCCATGGCCGTGCTCAGCACCGAGCGCACGGCGCCCGTTCCCGGCCGCGCCGGGGTGCCCTCGTTGTGGGTGCAGGACTGCAGGTAGGTCACGTCGAGCCGGTGCGCCACGCCCATCGACGCAGCGCCCTCGATACGGTCCGCCAGTGCCTGCATCAGCGGCCGGGCCACGTGGCGCACCTGCAGCCCGGCCAGGTACGGGTAGCCGAGCGCCAGCACCTGGGCGCTGACGAAGTACTTGTCGAGCTTGGGATCCCAGTCGAGGTAGCCCAGCTCGAACAGCGTGCGGCAGATGCGCGAGACGGTCGCGCGCGGCAGCTGCAGCCGCTGCGCCAGCTCGCCGTTGCCGAGCGGGCGCGGCTCGTCGATAAAGCAGCGCAGCAGCGCGAAGCCCTTGGCCAGCAGGCCGCCGAAGGACGGGTCCTCGCGGCGGCGTTCGGCGATGAATTGTTCGACTGGCAGGTTCATGGCGTTTTTCCTCTTTACCCAGTCTGGACAGCGCGCCATCCAGTGTCAAAAGGCGGAATCAATTTCCAAATATTGGAAATATAGGCCATCGTGTTGACCCTCACGGCGCACCGCCCATAAGGTTCTCCGGCATCGGGCACAGATTCGAAAAGGAGACAAGGACATGAAGAACCGCACCCTGGCCCGCCGGCGGCGTGCCTTGCTGATCACAGCCGCGGCGCTGAGCCTGTTGCCGTTTGGCGCAAGCGCCGATGATGCTTACCCAGCCAGGCCCGTGCGCCTGGTGGTGGCGTACCCCGCAGGCGGCCTGACCGACACGCTGGCTCGCGCGCTGGCGGAAGGTCTCGGCAAGCGGCTGGGCCAGACCATCGTGGTCGAGAACAAGGGCGGCGCGGGCGGCATCATCGGCACCGACCAGGCAGCCAAGGCGGCGCCCGACGGCTACACCCTGCTGCTGACCATCCCCGGCCCGGTCACCTCGAACCTGGCGCTGTACAAGAAGCTTCCCTACGATCCGCGCACCGACCTGCGCCCGATTTCGGACATCGCCACCGCGCGCACCGTGCTGGCGGTCAACGCCGGCGTGCCGGTCAAGACCGTTGCCGAACTGATCGACTACGCGAAGAAGGAACCCGGCAAGCTGCGCATGGGCTCGTGGGGACCGGGCACCCAGCCGCATACCATCCAGACCTACATGGGCAAGAAGTATGGCGTCGACATCCTGCACGTGCCGTACCGCGGCGAAGGACCGATGGTGACGGACCTGCTGGCCGGCCAGGTCAATGTGACCGTCGGCTCGGTCACCGCGCTGCAGCAACACTTCGCCGGCGGCAAGCTGCGGCCGATCGCGGTGACCGGACCGCGCCGCGCCAGGTCGCTGCCCGACGTGCCCACCTTTGCCGAGGCGGGCTTTCCCGATGACGCCTACCGGCTGACCGGGCCGATCACGCTGATGGCCCCGGCCAGGACGCCCCAGCCCATCATCGACCGCCTCGGCCGCGAGGCCAGCGCGCTGGTGAAAAGCCCGGCCTTCGCCAGGCGCGTCGAGGACATGGGCGCCGAGCCCATCGGCAACACCCCGTCGGAGGCAGCCAGCGCCTACACAGCCTACCTGCCGGTGGTGCTGAAGCTGACCGCCGACACCGGGGTCACGCTGGACTGACGCCCCGAC
This genomic window from Cupriavidus sp. P-10 contains:
- a CDS encoding IclR family transcriptional regulator, whose protein sequence is MNLPVEQFIAERRREDPSFGGLLAKGFALLRCFIDEPRPLGNGELAQRLQLPRATVSRICRTLFELGYLDWDPKLDKYFVSAQVLALGYPYLAGLQVRHVARPLMQALADRIEGAASMGVAHRLDVTYLQSCTHNEGTPARPGTGAVRSVLSTAMGRAYLCTLSKAEFEGLMVAAREERPEEYAAFYDTLCHNVAHYPKRGFALNEGDAGIGVYGVGVYSRIRYLNRPLLFNCAVPGSQVKRGMMEKKVAPLLMEMVRSIEAATGLRQ
- a CDS encoding Bug family tripartite tricarboxylate transporter substrate binding protein → MKNRTLARRRRALLITAAALSLLPFGASADDAYPARPVRLVVAYPAGGLTDTLARALAEGLGKRLGQTIVVENKGGAGGIIGTDQAAKAAPDGYTLLLTIPGPVTSNLALYKKLPYDPRTDLRPISDIATARTVLAVNAGVPVKTVAELIDYAKKEPGKLRMGSWGPGTQPHTIQTYMGKKYGVDILHVPYRGEGPMVTDLLAGQVNVTVGSVTALQQHFAGGKLRPIAVTGPRRARSLPDVPTFAEAGFPDDAYRLTGPITLMAPARTPQPIIDRLGREASALVKSPAFARRVEDMGAEPIGNTPSEAASAYTAYLPVVLKLTADTGVTLD